A window of Garra rufa chromosome 16, GarRuf1.0, whole genome shotgun sequence contains these coding sequences:
- the LOC141287963 gene encoding alcohol dehydrogenase class-3-like: protein MFCLCNVVYSRRKSTVERFTVSKCVVAMETEGKVIKCKAAVAWEPRKALSIEEVEVAPPKAHEVRIKIVASGVCHSDWAYLYDIAKMKPRSFPLILGHEGAGIVESVGPGVTKVSKGDKVIPLFLPQCGQCERCLSPKTNLCTKNWEKTQQGVLADGTSRITCKNQQIYQFIGISTFSEYTVVPEDNVTKIHPDAPLDKVCLLGCGVSTGYGAAVNTAKVESGSTCAVFGLGAVGLAAVMGCKAAGATRIIGIDINPDKFEIANTFGATEFVNPKDHSKPIQEVLRELTNGGADFSIECVGNVGVMRAAVEACSPAGGICVIVGWIEVEELSLAPLDILLGRTLKGTYFGGWKSVEAVPRLVQDYMSGKLLLDEFVTHKLALDQVNQAFDHMITGKSIRTVIEM, encoded by the exons ATGTTCTGTCTCTGCAACGTTGTCTATAGCAGACGAAAGAGCACAGTGGAAAGATTCACTGTATCAAAGTGTGTCGTTGCCATGGAAACTGAGGGTAAG GTGATCAAGTGCAAGGCAGCAGTAGCATGGGAGCCACGAAAAGCACTTTCCATTGAGGAGGTGGAGGTTGCACCTCCTAAAGCACATGAAGTACGAATTAAG ATAGTAGCATCTGGAGTATGCCACTCAGATTGGGCTTACCTGTATGATATTGCTAAAATGAAGCCACGGTCTTTTCCTTTAATCCTGGGGCATGAAGGAGCTGGAATTGTGGAAAGTGTTGGTCCAGGTGTCACAAAGGTGTCTAAAG GAGATAAAGTCATTCCTCTGTTCCTGCCACAGTGTGGACAATGTGAACGCTGCCTGAGTCCAAAGACAAACCTCTGTACAAAAAACTg GGAGAAAACTCAACAGGGTGTTCTTGCAGATGGCACAAGCAGGATCACCTGCAAGAATCAGCAGATTTACCAGTTTATTGGTATCAGCACCTTCTCTGAATATACTGTTGTGCCAGAGGACAACGTCACCAAGATTCACCCAGACGCTCCACTGGACAAAGTCTGTCTGCTGGGCTGTGGAGTGTCTACAGGATATGGAGCAGCAGTGAACACAGCCAAA GTAGAATCTGGCTCTACATGTGCAGTGTTTGGTTTGGGAGCTGTCGGGTTGGCAGCTGTCATGGGATGCAAGGCAGCCGGTGCCACCAGGATCATTGGCATTGACATCAACCCAGACAAATTTGAGATCGCCAACACTTTTGGAGCGACTGAGTTTGTGAACCCTAAAGACCACAGTAAACCCATTCAGGAGGTGTTGAGGGAGCTGACTAATGGTGGTGCTGACTTTTCTATTGAGTGTGTGGGGAATGTGGGAGTTATG AGGGCTGCTGTGGAAGCATGCAGTCCTGCAGGGGGGATCTGTGTGATAGTGGGTTGGATTGAAGTGGAGGAACTTTCTCTGGCTCCCCTGGATATCCTATTAGGGAGAACTCTGAAAGGCACTTATTTTGGAG GTTGGAAGAGTGTTGAGGCAGTGCCCAGACTTGTTCAAGACTATATGAGCGGGAAGCTTCTGCTGGATGAGTTTGTGACACACAAACTGGCTCTAGATCAGGTTAACCAGGCCTTTGATCACATGATCACTGGAAAaag
- the tmem144b gene encoding transmembrane protein 144b — protein MALLAVIVFFVIRCSSTLSTEESLSSNEANNTDPTYGFVACAIAVLLYGSYFVPVKTVDAGDGMFFQWICCSAIWFVGLVVDTLFRPSRAHPAAMLGGALWATGNITAVPVVKFIGLGLGILLWGSSGLLIGWASSRFGWFGLHPEDVSKPILNYCGAGLCLLSAVIFFFVKSDVQRRASTESMPLLIDDRRLNPDFTSPSVSWVDTISPKSKRVFGCILAMFSGVLYGSSFVPVFYIKIHATNNSSMFTGSSQNEIDYCFAHYSGIFLMSTVYFLAYCAVMKNRPRIYPRAILPGFLSGLMWGLATYAWLMANYYLSAVITFPIINAGYGLVAALWGSVVFKEVKGLGNLLLFVLASCVVLAGSLLTAYSKM, from the exons ATGGCTTTACTAGCTGTAATTGTGTTTTTTGTCATAAGATGCTCTAGCACATTGTCAACTGAAG AGTCCTTATCCTCTAATGAAGCCAACAATACAGACCCCACTTATGGCTTTGTGGCCTGTGCGATTGCAGTGCTGTTGTATGGAAGTTACTTCGTTCCTGTTAAAACAGTTGATGCCGGTGATG GAATGTTTTTTCAGTGGATTTGCTGTTCAGCAATATGGTTTGTTGGACTGGTTGTGGATACGTTGTTTCGCCCCTCCAGAGCCCATCCTGCCGCTATGCTTGGAGGAGCACTTTGGGCCACTG GAAATATAACAGCAGTCCCAGTTGTAAAGTTCATTGGCCTTGGACTAGGAATTTTGCTTTGGGGATCCAGTGGACTACTAATTGGATGGGCAAGCTCAAG GTTTGGATGGTTTGGTCTGCATCCGGAGGATGTATCCAAGCCGATACTCAATTATTGTGGAGCTGGCCTTTGTCTGCTAAG TGCCGTCATATTCTTCTTTGTGAAAAGCGATGTTCAGCGACGTGCATCTACTGAATCCATGCCTTTGTTGATTGATGATAGG AGATTGAATCCAGACTTCACTAGCCCCAGTGTTTCATGGGTGGACACAATTTCACCAAAGAGCAAGAGAGTGTT TGGCTGCATCTTGGCCATGTTTTCAGGTGTCCTTTATGGTTCTTCTTTTGTGCCTGTTTTCTACATTAAAATCCATGCCACAAACAATTCAAGTATGTTTACTGGATCCAGTCAGAATG AAATTGACTACTGCTTTGCCCATTACAGTGGAATTTTCCTCATGAGCACAGTGTATTTTCTAGCTTACTGTGCAGTCATGAAGAACAGGCCCCGGATTTATCCCAGAGCCATCTTACCTG GTTTTTTGAGTGGTCTGATGTGGGGATTAGCCACATATGCCTGGCTTATGGCAAATTACTACCTTAGTGCAGTGATCACATTCCCTATAATTAATGCT GGTTATGGCTTAGTAGCTGCTTTGTGGGGAAGCGTGGTATTTAAAGAGGTCAAA GGACTTGGGAATTTGTTGCTGTTTGTATTGGCATCTTGTGTTGTCCTGGCAGGCTCACTGTTAACTGCCTATTCAAAGATGTGA